From the Candidatus Hinthialibacter antarcticus genome, the window AGCGCTGCCCGGCGCGTCGACCTGCCCAATGTCAGCATGAAAATCAAATTCACCCACAGCGCCTTGCAACAGTGTGACCTGGAGGGCGCCGTCCGTAATCGAACCGCCGAGGTCTCCGGTAAATACATTGCTGCCGCCAATGGCAGCGTCTGTCGGGGTCGCATCATAAGAGACAGAGGTTGCGCTTCCGGTCAAAGTCCAAGTGATGGTATTTCCACTGACTTGGCCGTCGTCGCTGGCGTTGCTAGCTGTCCAACCATCGGGGATGGTCTCGGTCAGTGCGCCGGAGGCGCCGCCAACGTCGAGCGTAACCGTGATGGCGTCGCCGACAACCACCGAGTTAGCGCTGAATGTACGCAGGCCGGACGAAGGCGCTACCGCCGCGAGGTCAAAAAGCGCTTTGATGTCATCGGCGCTTAATGCGCGGCTATAAAGACGCACTTCATCTAATGAACCCACGATGATATCGCGTGTGGTCCCTTGAATGCGGCTGCCAAGGCTGACGTCGTCGCCTTCGGTGGTGTTAATCGCGAGGTCGGTTGCGCCGACCCATGACTGGCCGTCATCCACACCGTCAACATAATGTTTAACATCAGTGGGGAACTCGCCTTCAAACACCGAGGCGACTTGGTGCCATTGACCGTCATTGATGATCGTATTCGCAACGGTTTGGCTACCGTTATATTCGGTGCGGAGGGCGCCGATCACGCCGTTGGCTGCGTCTTCGTTAATGCGGAAGTGCCATTTTTCCCCGGTGTTGTTTGGGCCCCAGCCGACCAGGCCGTCGCCGATTTCAGTGGTTTTTACCCATAAGACGATGGTACGCGGCGCGTTGCCTTGAACGCCCTTCCATGGGACGGTTAAATCCGTCGATCCGTCAAAAAACAACCCGTTGCCGATACGCCCTGTGGCGGGGACGGGCGGGCCGCTGTCAACGACTGCATCGCGCCCGTTGCTTGACCCGTCAACGGCAACGCTATTCTCGAAGGTATCGAAACTCCAATAGCCTTCGAGGCCGGTGGTGATATCCTGGGCAAAGGCGTTTGGCAAAGCGCATAAGATTGGAATGATGACAATCAATGAAACGATAGGGCTAGGCATGCGGCTTAACATTGGTTATCCCCTTTTATCTTAGAGAAAGCAAACAGTAATCTAGCGATTTAATTTTCCAAGAATCGCACATTCAAAAATCCATGTCAATAGTTAGAAATATGAAACCTGCATCCATGATTATTGAATTTAATTTTTCATCTATTTAATCTAAATTCGGGTTTAATTCCCCGCCCCTTGGGGCGCAAGAAATACTTGTAGCCATCTCAAAATAATTTGTACTTTCGTTGCGAAAGGCATGGGTACAACTCTGCTTGCTTCGGTGCGGGCTTTCAGGCCCTTATGCACAGGCGCTCCCAGAGTTGCACCCATGCCAGAATTGGTTTGTCGATTTTTGAACTGCCGGAATCCCATCTCGTACTCAATTGTTTTTGAGATGGCTTCTACAGCGTTTGACAACCCCGCTGCTTGCGGCGGGGTTATTCATTTGACTATAACTGAAGAATGAATTTGCGCAGAATTTTGGAACGTTCGTGGTACGCCATTCGGTTATCTTCTCATTCAATTTCTGAATGGCATCAAGGAAGTAACAAGTCCCCCTGTCACACAGCCTGGATACAGCCCATCAATATCAATCGTTCGAAATGACAATGCAAAGTTCTGTCTTATTCTTGTTTGTGAACATCCTCGATCCAAGCCTCATGAAGGCGAACCATTCGTTTGACGATATCTGGATGTTGCTCTGCCAGGTTGGTCATTTCAGTGATGTCTTGTGAAAGATTACACAAAAACAATTTATCCTCATCTGTGATTTTCGCTTTGTTCGATGTATCTTGCGGATTGCCCAGTAGTTTCCAATCCCCCTGCCTGACAGCCCAGCTGTCCTTGCCGGTTTGCCAATGAAACACATGATGCTGCGACGGTTCATTGGGGGATTTCAAGACCGGAACAAGGCTCTTGCCGTCTAACTTGTGCGTCGCAGGCGTGATCCCGCACAAGTCTTGAATCGTAGGGAACCAATCGCACCCCGTCGCCAATTGCTCGCGCACAGCGTTTTCTTCAATATGCCCAGGCCAGCTGACGATGGCCGGTACGCGAATGCCGCCCTCAAATAGGCTAAACTTGGCGCCTCGATACGGCCCCGCGTCTCCACCTCCGCCGCCAGTGCGAATTTCGGTTGAATGACCATGATCCGATTGAAAAATAATGATGGTGTCTTCGGTCAATCCGAGCGCATCGAGGTGGCCCACGACTTCACCGATCATCTCATCCATCGTCGATACAAATGCAGCGTAGCCGTTTCGCGGGGGTTCCAAGTGTTCATATTTTTTGCGCCACTTTTCCTTCCCCTGTAATGGGTAATGCGGGAAATTAATCGCCCAATATAAAAAAAACGGCTCGTCTTTTTTCTCTGTGATAAATTGCTTACATTCATCCACCATCAAGTCGCCGAAAAATTCGCCGTCATTCCAGACTTCTTCGCCGTTGCGCCAAAGGTCGTGACGGTTAGGCCCGTTCCAATAAAAGAAATGCGAATAGTTATCAATACACCCCCCCATGTGTCCAAACGAGTCATCAAAGCCCTGTCCGTTCGGCATGGTCTCAGGCGTGTAACCCAGGTGCCATTTTCCTACATGTCCGGCGGCATACCCAGCGCCGTTCATCATCTCGGCAATGGTGATCTGTTCGGTTGGCATTCCGGCATGGCCTTTTGATGACGACGCATTACCCGATAAGCCAGCGCGCTGCGGGTATCGCCCGGTCATCAAGGCCGCGCGCGGGGGAGAACAAACCGGCGCGGCCGCATAAAACTGCATGAAGCGGGTCCCGCGCTTCGCCAGCGCATCCAGGTTTGGCGTGATTAAATCTTTGGCGCCATACGTGTTGATATCAATTGAGCCTTGATCGTCAGCAAAGATCAAAACCACGTTCGGTTTTTTTTGCGCGCCTTGAGAAAAGTTGCCATGGAGCACCGGAGCCAACAAAGCCGCTCCGCCTGCGCCCATCTTCGTCAAAAACTGTCGCCGATTGTCCATCGTTTTCATTTTGGGTTCCTTCGGGCCTGCCCATAACCTGGAACAGGGAGAATCGTTTCCGGCGGCGAGAACCACCCTGGTCATAGAATCCTGGCAGCCGATGTGTTACTAAAACGCTAACTCAACAACGACTCGAATGGCGGCGTAAACTCGAAGCCCGTATACGGTTCATCCGGCAAGTGGCAAATCGTCCAAAGATAATACATGTGAAACCCAGGCGCAGAGGCTTGAGAGTGGTCGCGCTCGCCTGTGATTCGAAGTAAATCGTGGTTTTTTATTTTGAATACTTCTTCGCCCAGTTCACCGTGGCCATAACCCCAGTCCGGCTCAAAGCGATAATAATATAACTCCGGTTGGGTATGATGGTGCGGCGGATAGCTGCTCCAACGTCCGGGAAAATTCACAACCTCGCCTAAAACCAGATTGGCTTCGGGCGGCGCATTTCGTCGATCAAATACGCAACGGACGATGCGATAACTTGCGTCATCCAACATCCCTTTGCCGCGATGTTCGTTTTCGACTTCATCCGGCAAATAGATTTTTTGCGGAAATGATTTTGAATTCTGCGTTTTTATAATGGCAAGTTCTGTTCGATTCGATGCCTTTACCGTCACTTCTTCGCCTGCGGGCGAATGGACGGACGTTGGCGCCTGCTCGATCCAAGATGTCCGGTCAAATGCCGCGCGGTTTTTTTTCGTTATGACTTCACCGTTTCCATTTAATACGAGAATCGCCGATTCCTGCGCGTCATAAGCGAATGATTGCGACTGGCCTGGTTCCATGACGAAAATGCCAAAGTCTAATTGCGTGTCAGAATCGTTTTCTTGAAAAAGGTTCCAGCCAGTGTTCAAAGGCTTATTTCGATATGGCGCTAATAGATCATCAGACATTTTTATCCCCATAGAATCAATAAAAATTTCACTGCTTTATTTAACGTCGGGGCTTGCGATCATCCGGTTGCGAATGACCTGCACCAAGGAATCATATCCTTCTAGAAACTGCCGAAGCGTACGCCGATTGGGACCGAAATCATCAAATTCTTCCGGCGACATGCCGTCATTTGCGTATGCTTTTTCAAAGTCAGAAAATTTGCGTCTTAACTCATCGACCACTTTCGGATCAACTGGATTATCAATACGAGGTTCGGCTGATATATCCGATTGGTTGAATCGCACCTGCCATTCATAAGGAATCGAGACGACCAGGTCGCCGCCGATAAATTCCGACCAGTGCATGTGGCAGCGGTAGGCCGCCGCAAGCAGACGGGAGCGATACCCGCGCTCTTGATAGACTTGATACGCCTGTTTCATAATGGCGACGCCAGCGTAATTGAAATATCCGGGGTCAGTGGTAATATCGTCCCGGTCCGCCTGAAAGCGCAACCAGTCGTCAATGCGTCCGACCATGATGGTACACACTGGCGACATGCCGCTCACGTCATGGCCTTCCGCTTCGCGCCGTTTCAAACCGCGCTCAACCGCCTCGGCGACGGCAAGCGTTTGCGGGACCGAAAAACTGACGGTCGCGTTAATATTCACGCCGCGATAGGTCGCTTCTTCGATGGCTTTCACGCCGACGGAGGTAACCGGAATCTTGACTTGCATGTTCGGCGCCAGCGTATTGAAATAACACGCCTGCTCAACCATACGTTCTTGATTGAACGCATATTTGGGGTTGGTCTGGATGGATAAGCGCCCCTTCATGCCTTTGTGTTCTTTGAACGCAGGCTCAAGCAATGACGCTCCTTTGACCGCGAGCGCTTCAATCAGTTGCCAGGTAATTTCATCTTCGCTGCGGTCGGGCGATTCCTGAATCATTTCAGAAAGCTGGTCAGACCAAAGGGGCATCTCTTTCTTCAACACATTGCCGACAATCACTGGGTTGGTGGTTGCTCCAACGCCGCCATGACTGATGGTGTAATTCAGTTCTTCGATAGAACATGAATCATTCCAAAGATCCGTCGGCGTTGTACAAGTCATTTCATGGAGAGGGCTTTTATAAACGAGTTGGTTCATTTTTATTTTCCAATTGCAGAAACGCGAGATACACAAATTGCCAGGTTGCTTGTTTCGCAGGTGAAGTTACATGATGGATCATAAAGGAGAATCAAGCTGCTTGACAACCCCTTTCGTGGCATCATTTTCACGGTTTATCCATACAATTACAAATTTACGTTCTAACAAACTCATAATTACGTTGACCTTCCTTTTTCTTCGTATTAGCATGAATGACTTGAAAAAGAGGATTGTATGCAATGCAATGAAATACTGATTAACGTGGTTGCAATCTAAGGGAGAGTATTGAGAATGAAGGTTTTAAAAAATTATGTTAACGGACAATGGGTAAACGCCGAATCCAGCGATACGATAGACGTCATCAATCCAAGTACCGGCGAAATTCTAGCCAAAAGCCCTCTTTCAAATTTGAATGATGCGAACGGCGCGATATCTGCTGCAGCTGCGGCGTTTCCCTCCTGGAGCCAGACTTCGGTTTCAACACGCGTCCAGCCATTGTTTAAACTGGCTGAATTGATTCGTGAAAATCTGCAAGAGATTGCTCGCGTCCTTGTCGCTGAAATGGGCAAGTCGACGGTGGACGCCGTCGCGGAACTCAAGCGTACGTTAGAAAATTGCGAAGTCGCTTGTGGAATGCCCGTGTTGATGCAAGGCGACAAACTGGTCGGATGTTCTGCGGGTATCGACGGTGAAGTGCTTCGCGTTCCGCTGGGCGTTTTTACCATGATCGCGCCGTTTAACTTTCCCGCGATGGTGCCCTTCTGGTTTATTCCCTATGCGCTTGGATCAGGAAACACATACGTCATAAAGCCTTCGCCGCAGGTTCCGATGACGATGGCGTACCTTGCCGAATTAATTGATCAATCCGGCTTTCCCCCCGGCGTTTTTAATTTGGTGAATGGAGACCGGACCGTCGCAGACGCATTCATTGAGCACCCGGAAGTGAAGGGAGTCTCGATTGTTGGATCATCCGCAACCTGTCAGGCGGTCGCGGAAAAATGCGTCCATCATAACAAGCGGTTTCAAGCGATGGGCGGCGCCAAAAACCACTTGGTCATCATGCCCGATGCGAAAATTGACGACGTGATCCGTAATATGGTTACTTCCTGTTATGGATGCGCAGGTCAACGCTGCATGGCGTCGTCTGCGATTGTTGCTGTCGGCGATGAAATGTATAACGATGTCTGCGAGCGATTTATTGAAGACTCTAAAAACGTAATCGTTGGAAATCCATTAGACCCGGCCTATCTAAACGAACCCATGCTCATGGGGCCTGTCATTTCTGAAAAGGCAATGAATTTCATTCTGCAAATGATTGATACTGGCGTGAAAGAAGGCGCGACCTTAGCCTTGGATGGTCGGAATATCTCGATACCAAACGGCGGGAAAGGCCACTACATAGGGCCAACGGTTTTCACTGACGTAAAGCCGGGTATGGAAATTCACAAGACTGAAATCTTCGGCCCGGTCGTCGTCATACTTAAAGCGCAATCGCTGCAAGATGCGATCAAGATTCTCAACAGCCATAAGTATGGAAACGGCGCGTCGATCTACACGCAAAACGGTTTCTATGCCCGTGAGTTCAAGTTGAAAGTCGAATGCGGGATGATCGGCGTGAACGTCGGCATTCCGGCGCCGGTTGCTTATTTACCGTTTGGCGGCATGAAAGCGTCTCAGTTCTCGCACATCAAAGCGCAAGGTAAGGCAGTGGTTAATTTCTTCACTGACGACCGCATTGTGACGGAACGCTATTGGCCTGAAGTTTAAATTGATTCAATTTCGGATCAGCATTACCAAATACGACAACGATAGGAGAATCCGATGAAAGTAATCGCAATCAATGGCAGCGCCCGCAAAGACGGCAATACAGCGATTTTGGTAAATTACGTCTTACGCGAATTGGAATCAGAGGGCATAGATGGAGAGATGATTCAACTTTCAGGGCGCGCCATTCGCGGGTGTATGGCTTGTTATCAGTGTTTTGAAAAAAAAGACCAACGTTGTTCTAACAAGAGCGACATCGTCAATGAGTGTATTGAGAAAATCATCGAAGCGGATGGAGTGATTCTGGCGTCTCCAACCTATTTTTCAGACGTCACCGCCGAACTGAAAGCCTTGATCGACAGAGCGGGGCTGGTCGCAATCGCGAACGGTAATTTATTCAAGCGAAAAGTTAGCGCTGCCGTGATTGCTGTCCGCCGGGGCGGGGAAATTCACGCTTTTGATACCATTAATCATTTCTATCTTCAAAGTGAAATGATTGTCCCCGGTTCGATTTATTGGAACATGGGCTTCGGCTTAGATCAGGGCGAAGTCGAAAGCGATGAGGAAGGCATTCGCACAATGAAAACGCTTGGGCAAAACATGGCATGGTTGATGAAAAAAATTCAGGCTTGATGATTGAAAATCAGGCTAAAAAACGGGCCAACCATTTTCAATGGCTGGCCCGTTGTATATTCAGAAGGCAAGTATCGGTTTATAGGAAATATTTTTCCTTCTTCACCATTTCTTCATAATTCTTTCTTGCTTCTTGAATGCTTTCCATTCCAGAGACTTCCGGCACAGCAACATCCCACCAGGAATTGTAGCCCGGCACATAGATCGCAGGGTTCACCTCAATCGCAATCATCGTCGTTTTATCGAAGGTTTTCGCTTTTTTCAACGCCTGGATGATTTCTTCTTTTGTGTTTGCTTTGATTACATTCGCGCCCAGGCTGGCGGCGTTGGCGGCAAAATCAATCGGCAGGTCTTCGCCAGTTAATAGACCCGACTGCGCATCACGGAACTTAAACTGGTTGCCGAATTCATGGCTTCCGCAGGCTTTTGCCAGGCCGCGGATACAGTTGAATCCGTGGTTGTCTAAGAACACGAGAGTGATTTTGTAGCCTTCTTGAATCGACGTAACGATTTCATTGCAGAGCATCAGGTAGGAACCATCGCCGATCATGACATAAACTTCACCATCTGGGTTGGCCATCTTGACGCCTAAGCCGCCAGCGATTTCATACCCCATGCAAGAATACCCATATTCCAGGTGATAGCCCTTGTGAGATTTGGTTCGCCAGAGTTTATGCAAGTCGCCCGGCAAACCACCCGCTGCGCAAACCATGACATCGTTTGGCCCGGCGAAATTGGTTACGGCGCCGATTACTTCGCCCTGGCTAATGAAAGGTGCGTCAAGCGAAAACAGGCGATCTTCTTCTTTGCGCCAATCTGAAATGAGTTCGCCAATTTCTTGAACGTACGTCGCATTCGGCTTGACGCCTTCGCTTTTGAGAGCAGACGTTAAATCTTCCAGGCCGGCTTTCGCGTCGCAGATCAACGGCAATGCGGAATGCTTATAAGCGTCAAAAGACGTAATGTTCATCCCGATAAAACGAACGTCGGGGTTCTGCCATTGCGTCTTGGATGCGGTGGTAAAGTCACTTAAACGGGTTCCAACATTGATAACCAGATCGGCTTCAAGCGCAATTTTATTTGCCGCCGAGGTGCCGGTGACGCCGAGTGCGCCAAGATTCATCGGTTGGTCCCAGATCAGCGACCCTTTTCCTGCTTGCGTCTCGCCGACGGGAATTCCAAAGGCGTCACAAAACGCCAACAGTTCAGCGCAAGCGTCAGAGTAGAGAACGCCGCCGCCCGCAACAACCATGGGGCGTTTGCTTTCTTTGATCCATTGGACTGCCTGTTTAAGAATTGGTTCTTCTGGACGAGGGCGCGGAATGTGATAGACGCGCTTGCGGAAAAACTCTTCAGGATAGTCAAAGGTCTCGGTTTGAACATCCTGCGGAATGGCAATGGTAACCGTTCCCGTTTCCGCCGGACTGGTCAGTACGCGCATTGCTTCTGGCAGCGCAGTAATAATCTGGTCGGGACGGTTGATGCGGTCCCAATATTTGCTGACAGGTTTGAAGCAGTCGTTGACTGACATGTCTTGCGAATGCGGTGATTCTAATTGTTGCAAGACCGGGCCGACGTTACGCTTCGCAAAGATATCGCCCGGCAACAATAGTACGGGAATGCGGTTGATGGTTGCCGTCGCGGCGCCCGTAAGCATATTGGTTGCGCCAGGGCCGATAGAACTGGTACAAATAAATGTTTTTAAGCGGCGGTTTTGTTTAGCGAACGCGGTCGCGGTGTGGACCATGCCTTGCTCGTTGCGACATTGGTAATAACGAAGATCGTCTTTATATTCTTCCAGCGCCAGCCCCAGCCCGGCGACCATCCCGTGTCCAAAAATGCCGAAAATGCCTTCAAAAAACCGGTTTTCGACTCCATCACGTTCTACATACTGATTGCTTAGAAATTTGACCATCGCCTGCGCCATCGTCAATCGGCGTGTTTGACTCATTAGAGACTCCCCTTTCGTACTCCTATCAAAATTTAAACTCATGTGCGCACAATTTGTACTGTAACGTAACTGTAGCGGTTCCTTAATTTTGGTTTGTATAAAACAAAGATCATATCACATTTAGTAAGTATATATTAAAAAGTTAACAGATTATAAAGGGACAATCAAAAAAAATGTGCGCCGTCTTACGATAAAACCTATCCGCCGCTATGCGTCTTATACGGGATCAATAATACTGAGTATTTACTGACTGCCCCTAACCAAAGTTGATTTTTGTGAGAAGTTATGAGATGATGGGCGACTTAGTAGGGTAGATTTGATTCCACTTTCATCGACGCGCCTTCGGCCTGTTATTTTATTCAGGAAATATCCATCAATATTTACCAGGAGATATTCCTTATATGTTTTGGGGTGTGCATAACACTAAATGATGAAGAATATGAAGCAAATATCTCTGCCGCCGCTGCAATTTTCCCGGTGGCTTGGCCCATTTTCCGCACTTTTTGTTTTGTGCGTAAGCCTTTGGATTGCCACGCCGCACTTTCTAACCGTTTCTAATCTGACCAATGTCGCCCAACAATCGTCAATCAATGCGATTATTTCGATTGGAATGACCTTTGTCATCCTTACGGCAGGCATCGACCTTTCAGTCGGATCAGTCCTTGCATTCGTGGGTGTCGTCTTGGCAAGTGCGCTCCATACGGATATGCCGCTGGCAATTGCAATTCCAATTGCGCTCATCGTGGGTACCGCCGCCGGAGCGCTCAACGGCGTCTTGATCAGTTGGGGAAAGTTACCTCCGTTTATTGTTACGCTTGGGATGATGAGCGTTGCGAGAAGCGCCGCTCTGGTCGTCACTGGCGGTAGGCCCATTTCAGGCTTCTCACAAGAATTTCGCGATATATCAAACGGCTATTTTTTGTTCATGCCGATACCGGTCGCTATTATGATTGTGCTTTATATCATCGCGTACATTATTCTCACGAAAACCCGCTTCGGACGCAGCACGTTCGCAATCGGCGGCAGTGAATCCGCGGCCTATCTTTCCGGCATTAATGTGAAATTTCAAAAGTTGATCGTATACGCTTTATCAGGATTGACGTGCGCCGTCGCTGCGATTCTGCTTACTTCCCGCTTGAATTCCGCCCAACCTCTGGCAGGAATTAATTATGAATTAGACGCCATCGCTGCGACCGTCATCGGTGGGACCAGTTTGATGGGCGGCGAAGGAAGCATCAGCGGTACGCTGATTGGAGCACTCATTATTCAAGTGTTGCGAAACGGGTTGAATCTGCTCGAAATCTCATCCAACTTTCACAATATTGTTATCGGCAGCGTTATTATTATTGCCGCTTTATTGGATACCTATTTGAAATCGAAATCAAGAAAATCCAGTTAGGGGATCAAGATGAAACAATGGACTTTTGCCGTCATTATTGGATTATGCGTAGTCTGCGCCCTTGTCGGATGCAATCGCCAAACCGGGCCGGTTGGAACAAAAGAATACCGTATCGGTTTTGTGATGAAGACGCTGAACAATCCATTTTTCATCCGTATGGAAGAAGGAGCGAAACAGGCGGCGGATGAGTTAAATATTGAATTGGTCGTCCAGGCGGCTGATCGTGAAATAGACGTAGAGCGCCAGATGCAGATCATCGAAAATATGATCGAGACAAAAATTGACGCTCTGTGCATCACGCCGAGCGGCTCCCGCGAAGTCGTGACGGCAATCGCGAAAGCAAACGCAGCCAATATCCCTGTTCTGATTGTTGACACGAAAGTGGATGAACAAACCGCAAAAGACATGAATGTGAGTTACCTTACGTTCATCGGTTCCGATAATTACCAAGGCGGTTTTTTGGCTGGGCAGTATTTTGGTGAGAAATATCAAGGCAAAACCGAACTGGCAATTTTGGAAGGCATCCCCGGACATGAAACCCACGATTCCCGCTTACAGGGATTTCTGGATGGCATCAAAGGTTTTCCTCAGTTAAAAGTCGTCACCTCACAACCCGCGAATACCGAACGCGACCAGGGATTTAACGTGTTTCAAAATATCTTGCAAACCTATCCAGAAGTCAAAGCGCTATTTTGTACAAATGACATGATGGCGTTGGGGGCGGTCGAAGCCATATCCGCCGCAGGCAAAGAAGGCGAAATTGCTGTGATTGGTTTTGATGCGGTCGAAGAAGCGCGTAAGGCGATTCGCGAAGGCCGCATGGAAGGTTCCATCGCGCAGTCGCCGGATGAAATGGGGCGCGTCGCGGTTGAGAGCGCCGTTAAGTCTTTGAAAGGCGAAACAATCGCAGAAGTGTTGCCTGTTAAGATTGAATTGATTACCAAAGAGAATGTTGATCTTGCGAAATAAATCGTAATCATGGATAGTGTTACGATTGTTTTTGACAGCAATCTGAAATACACAGCGAAGGCGGGGGAATAAAGCAATGTGTGCAATTCAAGTAGCGAATGCGCCTTGTTCATGGGGCGTACTTGAATTTAACCTGGAAGGCGAAGCCGCAGGATATTCAACCGTTCTCGACGAAATGCTTCAGTCGAACTACGCCGGAACCGAATTAGGCGATTGGGGCTTTATGCCCACTGACCCCGATCTTCTGCGCCAGGAACTACAATCGCGAAATCTGGCCTTGCTGGGCGCCTTCGTCCCCGTCGCTCTGGTGAATCCTGACGCGCATCAAGACGGCGTTGCGACCGCGCTCAGAATCGCCAAATTGCTCGCCGCCGTAAATGAATCGCCTTTCATCGTTCTTGCGGATGATAACGGGACCGTCGAAGCGCGTACGCAAAAAGCCGGACGCATTCAACCCGAAGACGGCCTCAGCGATGCGCAATGGAGCGTTTTCGCCCGTGGAGCGGATACCATTGCAAAGGCCGTAAAAGAAGAAACCGGCGTTCGCACTGTTTTTCACCATCATTGCGCTGGCTTTGTTGAAACGCCAGATGAAATCGAACGCCTGCTCTCTTTAACTGATCCCGAATCGCTTGGCTTGTGTTTTGATACGGGCCACTTCGAATATGGAGGCGGTAACGCTGCGGAAGGCTTGAAGACGTTTGCAGACCGGATATGGCATGTTCATTTCAAAGACTGCCATCCCAAAATTGCCCGAAAAGCCTGCGAAGAACATCTCGATTATTTTAAAGCAGTGGGCAATGGCGTATTTTGTGAACTGGGTAAAGGGTCTGTTGATTTTCCGGCGGTGTTAAAAATCTTAAATGGCCTTGGCTATGAAGATTGGATCGTCGTCGAACAGGACGTATTGCCTGGAATGGGAAGCCCGCTAGACAGTGCGCTTCGCAATCGCGAATATCTAAAATCACTTGGAATCTAAACACGCCTGCATGAATACAACGTACAAACATAACGGTATCTACACCCACATAATCAAGGACAAGCGCCATGAATACATCAAATAAAGTCAATGTTGGAGTCATAGGGACAGGCCGCATCGGAAGAGTTCACGCGGAGCATTTAGCCTACCGCATTTCCAATGCCCGCCTGGAAGCAATCTGCGACGTGAATTTTTCATCCGCGCAGGAATGCGCCGCGCAATTGAATGTGAAAAATGTCTATGATTCAGCAGAGCCAATTTTAGCCGACGGCAAGATTGATGCGGTCGTCATTTGTTCATCCACGAATACGCACGCACCCTTAATCGAACAGGCGGCGCAAGCGGGAAAACATGTGTTCTGCGAAAAGCCAATCGACTATGATCTCGCGCGAATTGATCACGCCTTAAAAGTCGTAGAGCAATCAGGCGTCAAATTCATGGTGGGATTC encodes:
- the rbsC gene encoding ribose ABC transporter permease (functions to transport ribose at high affinity; forms a complex with RbsA2C2B); translation: MKQISLPPLQFSRWLGPFSALFVLCVSLWIATPHFLTVSNLTNVAQQSSINAIISIGMTFVILTAGIDLSVGSVLAFVGVVLASALHTDMPLAIAIPIALIVGTAAGALNGVLISWGKLPPFIVTLGMMSVARSAALVVTGGRPISGFSQEFRDISNGYFLFMPIPVAIMIVLYIIAYIILTKTRFGRSTFAIGGSESAAYLSGINVKFQKLIVYALSGLTCAVAAILLTSRLNSAQPLAGINYELDAIAATVIGGTSLMGGEGSISGTLIGALIIQVLRNGLNLLEISSNFHNIVIGSVIIIAALLDTYLKSKSRKSS
- a CDS encoding sugar ABC transporter substrate-binding protein, whose product is MKQWTFAVIIGLCVVCALVGCNRQTGPVGTKEYRIGFVMKTLNNPFFIRMEEGAKQAADELNIELVVQAADREIDVERQMQIIENMIETKIDALCITPSGSREVVTAIAKANAANIPVLIVDTKVDEQTAKDMNVSYLTFIGSDNYQGGFLAGQYFGEKYQGKTELAILEGIPGHETHDSRLQGFLDGIKGFPQLKVVTSQPANTERDQGFNVFQNILQTYPEVKALFCTNDMMALGAVEAISAAGKEGEIAVIGFDAVEEARKAIREGRMEGSIAQSPDEMGRVAVESAVKSLKGETIAEVLPVKIELITKENVDLAK
- a CDS encoding TIM barrel protein, whose product is MCAIQVANAPCSWGVLEFNLEGEAAGYSTVLDEMLQSNYAGTELGDWGFMPTDPDLLRQELQSRNLALLGAFVPVALVNPDAHQDGVATALRIAKLLAAVNESPFIVLADDNGTVEARTQKAGRIQPEDGLSDAQWSVFARGADTIAKAVKEETGVRTVFHHHCAGFVETPDEIERLLSLTDPESLGLCFDTGHFEYGGGNAAEGLKTFADRIWHVHFKDCHPKIARKACEEHLDYFKAVGNGVFCELGKGSVDFPAVLKILNGLGYEDWIVVEQDVLPGMGSPLDSALRNREYLKSLGI